One window of the Dryobates pubescens isolate bDryPub1 chromosome 13, bDryPub1.pri, whole genome shotgun sequence genome contains the following:
- the LOC104303001 gene encoding receptor-transporting protein 3, giving the protein MKTWQDIFAEIAAKHLKEPWKLREDDSLQVHDLKPGWKEFVPRCAPGRFQCSQCFHEWSSAKVHILFHMCLHKGRGKVRMRVFRQSCRQCPHPQLEEPDFSQETIKKVLHNLVLTILNYFYHVSIQASDFLEVVVDVPVSGPHDSTRCEGCQLGTETVPKIGKCKKTVTSQSTREAHMMQSAGSQSPAGTHLRVEGNGAMAAGLGVISKNILKKESHYDLSS; this is encoded by the exons ATGAAGACCTGGCAGGATATTTTTGCAGAGATTGCAGCTAAGCACTTAAAAGAGCCATGGAAACTTCGGGAGGATGATAGCCTGCAGGTCCATGACCTCAAGCCTGGCTGGAAGGAGTTTGTGCCACGCTGTGCTCCTGGGAG GTttcagtgctcccagtgctttCATGAGTGGTCTTCAGCCAAAGTGCACATCCTGTTCCACATGTGCTTGCACAAGGGCCGAGGCAAGGTGCGGATGAGAGTCTTCCGCCAGTCATGCAGACAGTGCCCTCACCCCCAGCTGGAGGAGCCTGACTTCAGCCAGGAGACTATAAAGAAGGTTCTGCACAACCTGGTGCTAACGATTCTCAATTACTTCTACCATGTGAGCATCCAGGCCTCCGATTTCCTGGAAGTTGTGGTGGATGTACCAGTGTCAGGGCCACACGACAGCACCCGCTGtgagggctgccagcttggc actgagacagTGCCCAAGATTGGCAAGTGCAAGAAGACTGTGACA TCTCAGAGCACTAGAGAAGCACACATGATGCAAAGTGCAGGCTCTCAAAGCCCTGCTGGTACCCATCTTCGTGTGGAGGGCAATggtgccatggcagcagggctaGGTGTCATCAGTAAGAACATCCTGAAGAAAGAGAGCCACTACGACCTGTCCTCCTAG